A region from the Myxococcota bacterium genome encodes:
- the rpsH gene encoding 30S ribosomal protein S8, whose product MLTDPIADMLTRIRNGGRSRAARVALPKSQLLSEIARVLHETGYIAGFGDVAGADKPTLSIEIRYSDDDQPMIEGIERISRPGRRVYVGAKKIPQIRSGLGIAILSTPRGVLTDAQAREAGIGGELLAKVW is encoded by the coding sequence ATGCTGACCGACCCCATCGCCGACATGTTGACGCGCATCCGCAACGGCGGGCGCTCGCGCGCCGCGCGCGTGGCGCTGCCGAAGTCACAGCTCCTGTCCGAGATCGCGCGCGTGCTGCACGAGACGGGCTACATCGCCGGCTTCGGCGACGTGGCCGGCGCCGACAAGCCCACGCTCTCGATCGAGATCCGCTACAGCGACGACGACCAGCCCATGATCGAGGGCATCGAGCGCATCTCGCGGCCCGGCCGGCGCGTCTACGTGGGCGCGAAGAAGATCCCGCAGATCCGCAGCGGCCTGGGGATCGCCATCCTCTCTACACCGCGCGGTGTACTCACCGATGCCCAGGCCCGCGAGGCCGGCATCGGCGGCGAGCTGCTCGCAAAGGTCTGGTGA